The following coding sequences lie in one Microvirga sp. 17 mud 1-3 genomic window:
- a CDS encoding ABC transporter ATP-binding protein, whose translation MTASGSPVLAIEKLSIGLPRLADRQYAIQDLSLTIAPGETLCVVGESGSGKSMTAMATIGLLPNGVEVLSGSIRLAGTELLSLSEAGWCDVRGREVGTVFQEPMTSLNPVMRIADQIAETFRAHGVLTQAERERRTLDLLTEVNLPHPELIARAYPHELSGGQRQRVMIAMALALEPKLLIADEPTTALDVTTQAQVLRLIDDLRRRKGTAVLFITHDFGVVAEIADRVAVLQQGRLVEEGTADEVLTRPQHPYTQRLLAAVPSLVPPPPKPLGGEPILLKVDALTKTYGGRGLLRKSREVRAADAVSFEIRRGETLGLVGESGSGKSTVGRCVLRLIEPDGGSIAIGDLPFGRLSQRDLRPHRRRIQIVFQDPFASLNPRRTVGHIVSEGPIMQGEKPEEALARARDLLATVGLPPQAMDRYPHEFSGGQRQRIGIARALAMRPDVLVADEAVSALDVSVQAEILKLIRGLQEELGLAILFITHDLRVAAQICDRVAVMQKGRIVEMAETAQLFATPKDPYTRQLLAAVPGTHRMT comes from the coding sequence ATGACGGCGAGCGGTTCTCCGGTTCTGGCGATCGAGAAGCTCTCCATCGGGCTGCCGCGACTCGCGGACCGGCAATACGCCATCCAGGACCTGTCCCTGACCATCGCGCCGGGCGAGACCCTCTGCGTCGTCGGAGAATCCGGCTCGGGCAAATCGATGACCGCCATGGCGACCATCGGCCTCCTGCCGAACGGCGTCGAGGTGCTGTCCGGCTCCATCCGCCTCGCCGGGACCGAGCTCCTGTCCCTGTCGGAGGCCGGCTGGTGCGACGTGCGGGGCCGGGAGGTCGGCACGGTTTTCCAGGAGCCGATGACCTCCCTCAACCCGGTCATGCGGATCGCCGACCAGATCGCCGAGACTTTTCGGGCCCATGGGGTCCTGACCCAGGCCGAGCGGGAGCGGCGGACCCTGGACCTCCTCACGGAGGTCAACCTGCCCCACCCGGAACTGATCGCCCGCGCCTATCCCCACGAGCTCTCAGGCGGCCAGAGGCAGCGCGTGATGATCGCCATGGCGCTGGCCCTGGAGCCGAAGCTGCTGATCGCCGACGAGCCGACCACCGCCCTCGACGTCACGACCCAGGCGCAGGTCCTCAGGCTCATCGACGACCTGCGGCGCCGGAAGGGCACCGCTGTGCTCTTCATCACCCACGATTTCGGCGTGGTGGCCGAGATCGCCGACCGGGTCGCCGTGCTCCAGCAGGGCCGCCTGGTGGAGGAAGGCACAGCCGACGAGGTGCTGACACGCCCGCAGCACCCCTATACCCAGCGCCTGCTGGCGGCGGTGCCATCCCTGGTGCCGCCTCCGCCCAAGCCGCTGGGGGGTGAGCCGATCCTCCTCAAGGTCGATGCCCTGACCAAGACCTATGGTGGCCGCGGTCTTCTCCGGAAGAGCCGGGAGGTCCGCGCGGCCGACGCGGTGAGCTTTGAGATCCGCCGTGGCGAGACCTTGGGGCTCGTGGGCGAGTCCGGCTCCGGAAAGTCTACCGTGGGGCGCTGCGTGCTGCGCCTCATCGAGCCGGACGGGGGCAGCATCGCCATCGGCGACCTACCCTTCGGCCGCCTGTCCCAGCGGGATCTGCGACCCCATCGCCGCCGGATCCAGATCGTCTTCCAGGACCCCTTCGCGTCCCTCAATCCGCGCCGGACGGTGGGCCACATCGTCTCCGAGGGGCCGATCATGCAGGGCGAGAAGCCAGAGGAGGCCTTGGCCCGTGCCCGGGATCTCCTGGCGACGGTGGGGCTTCCGCCCCAGGCCATGGACCGCTATCCGCACGAATTCTCGGGCGGCCAGCGCCAGCGCATCGGCATCGCCCGGGCGCTCGCCATGCGGCCGGACGTGCTGGTGGCAGACGAGGCCGTCTCGGCCCTCGACGTGTCGGTCCAGGCCGAGATCCTCAAGCTCATCCGGGGCCTGCAGGAGGAGCTCGGGCTTGCCATCCTGTTCATCACCCACGATCTGAGGGTCGCGGCGCAGATCTGCGATCGCGTGGCAGTCATGCAAAAAGGCCGGATTGTGGAAATGGCCGAAACCGCGCAACTCTTCGCCACACCCAAAGACCCCTATACCCGCCAGCTCCTGGCCGCCGTGCCGGGCACGCACCGAATGACGTGA
- a CDS encoding sensor histidine kinase, whose protein sequence is MTLTRRLILLALISVLPAIVIWTYTEVSLRRAREAEISDLVLRQARLAGSEVERVFDGIHSLLIAVDEAPIVRQLEPEACSPYLRALQQKVPHLLAFVTLDLKGDLLCNSDVASATGTFLNRHYFHDAIATKQFVIGQFMPDFPEGGVVSHPVLPFALPIVSEDGQVVGVLATALDLNWLDQNLKERALPPGGSMAIADSGGTIIAREPMHDAYVGKPISSGFFVHVERNDGTGTIETTTQDGIKRIVGYARVEGTPQALYIAVGLPWKDAFESINQAARRGFLLIGAALVLALSLSALTSHAFITKPFETITDAVHAWRRGNYQARINPRGSPAELRILAEGFNDLMDDVAARQKALQASEEQARLALEAGRMGTWWYDHTTGQGGLSAQAATLLGLPAEKISITIPEFRGIVHPDDSERVLERMRTAVTTDGSYEDEYRIRTPAGETRWLNAKGRVFFDQQSRPITFVGVFYEVTDRKRAESQQKLLLGELNHRVKNTLATVQSIASQTLRSSPDLSNFKDAFEGRLMALSKTHDLLTRSSWREAGLRDIVEQELAPFRKTSDERVVVDGPPVTLSPRYAINFGLVLHELVTNAVKYGALSSPSGLLEVRWTVSEETPGQRLLRLHWQERDGPPVGSPKRHGFGSRLIRRSIEGEMAGTMSLAYPESGIVYDFVIPLA, encoded by the coding sequence ATGACACTGACGAGGCGCCTGATCCTTCTGGCTTTGATCTCTGTCCTGCCAGCGATCGTGATCTGGACCTATACGGAGGTATCCCTCCGCCGCGCTCGGGAAGCCGAGATCAGCGATCTGGTTCTTCGCCAGGCCCGGCTGGCAGGCTCCGAAGTGGAGCGTGTGTTCGACGGCATCCACAGCCTCCTGATCGCTGTCGACGAAGCGCCAATCGTGCGTCAGCTCGAGCCAGAAGCGTGCAGCCCCTATCTGAGGGCCTTGCAGCAGAAGGTGCCCCACCTCCTGGCCTTCGTGACGCTCGACCTCAAGGGCGACCTGCTCTGTAACAGCGACGTTGCTTCAGCGACCGGCACCTTTCTCAACCGCCATTACTTTCACGACGCGATCGCCACAAAGCAATTCGTGATCGGCCAGTTCATGCCCGATTTCCCTGAGGGAGGAGTGGTTTCCCACCCGGTCCTGCCGTTCGCACTTCCCATCGTGAGCGAGGACGGACAGGTCGTCGGAGTACTGGCAACCGCCCTAGACCTGAACTGGCTCGACCAGAACCTGAAGGAGCGCGCCCTGCCCCCTGGCGGTTCCATGGCCATCGCCGATTCCGGCGGAACGATCATCGCCCGGGAGCCCATGCATGACGCCTACGTGGGAAAGCCGATTTCCTCGGGATTCTTCGTCCATGTCGAACGAAATGACGGCACCGGGACCATCGAGACGACGACGCAGGACGGCATCAAGCGCATCGTCGGCTATGCGAGGGTGGAAGGGACGCCGCAGGCCCTCTACATCGCGGTCGGACTCCCGTGGAAGGATGCCTTCGAGAGCATCAACCAGGCGGCGAGGCGCGGATTCCTGCTCATCGGTGCTGCCCTCGTCCTGGCCCTGTCTCTTTCGGCGCTGACGAGCCACGCCTTCATCACCAAACCGTTCGAGACGATCACCGATGCCGTGCACGCTTGGCGGCGAGGCAATTATCAGGCGCGCATCAATCCCCGCGGCTCACCCGCCGAGCTGCGTATCCTGGCGGAGGGGTTCAACGACCTCATGGACGACGTGGCCGCGCGCCAGAAAGCTCTCCAGGCGAGCGAGGAGCAGGCTCGCCTCGCCCTGGAGGCCGGGCGCATGGGAACGTGGTGGTACGATCATACGACCGGTCAGGGTGGCCTCTCCGCCCAGGCCGCGACCCTGCTCGGCCTGCCGGCCGAGAAGATCTCCATCACGATTCCGGAATTCCGTGGCATCGTGCATCCCGATGACAGCGAGCGGGTTCTCGAGCGGATGCGGACCGCCGTCACGACCGACGGAAGCTACGAGGACGAATATCGGATCCGCACGCCGGCCGGCGAAACGCGCTGGCTCAACGCGAAGGGGCGTGTGTTCTTCGATCAGCAGAGCAGGCCCATCACCTTCGTCGGTGTCTTCTACGAGGTGACGGATCGCAAGCGGGCGGAAAGCCAGCAGAAGCTCCTGCTCGGGGAGCTGAACCACCGGGTGAAGAATACCCTGGCGACCGTCCAGTCCATCGCCAGCCAGACACTGCGTTCCTCTCCTGACCTGTCCAACTTCAAGGATGCCTTCGAAGGGCGGCTGATGGCTCTGTCCAAGACCCACGATCTCCTCACGCGCAGCTCCTGGCGCGAGGCCGGCCTTCGGGACATCGTCGAACAGGAACTCGCCCCCTTCCGCAAAACCAGCGACGAGCGGGTCGTCGTCGACGGTCCGCCGGTTACGCTCTCTCCGCGCTACGCCATCAATTTCGGCCTCGTGCTGCACGAACTCGTCACCAACGCGGTGAAATACGGCGCGCTCTCCTCGCCGTCCGGTCTTCTCGAGGTCCGATGGACAGTCTCCGAAGAGACGCCGGGCCAACGCCTCCTGCGCCTGCACTGGCAGGAGCGCGACGGCCCTCCTGTCGGGTCGCCGAAGCGACACGGTTTCGGCTCACGCCTCATCCGCCGCAGTATCGAGGGAGAAATGGCCGGGACCATGTCCCTCGCCTATCCGGAATCCGGGATCGTCTACGACTTCGTAATTCCTCTTGCGTGA